Proteins found in one Panicum hallii strain FIL2 chromosome 4, PHallii_v3.1, whole genome shotgun sequence genomic segment:
- the LOC112890772 gene encoding galactoside 2-alpha-L-fucosyltransferase-like, giving the protein MYRRRPGRRPPAYLVSKLRQQEALQRRCGPGTAAYGHALEQLRSGKSGGDTVGAQDCRYLVSISYRGLGNRILATASAFLYAVLTGRVLLVDPSNEMGELFCEPFPGTTWLLPPGFPLASYTNFSISTAESYGNMLRNKVIRTDAAGDVPAFLYVHLDHDATEQDKFFFCDEDQRVLRNIPWLVMRTDNYIVPGLFLVAGFQEELGRLFPEPDTVFHHAVRYLFHPSNHVWGLVARYYDAYLATAQQRVGIQVRVFGSQPNSPELLEQITRCTQKEGLLPEVLLAAADPVAPGPSRKTKTVLVTSLKSWYYEKLKGMYWERAAATGEAVSVQQPSHEEFQRSGARSHDAKAWAEIYLLSLTDALVTTAWSTFGYVAQGLGGLRPWVMYRPDNETHVPDPPCGRDVSMEPCFHAPPFYDCRLKRGADTGKIVPQVQHCIDMSWGLKIVHRG; this is encoded by the coding sequence ATGTACCGCCGCAGGCCCGGCAGACGACCGCCGGCGTACCTCGTCTCCAAGCTGCGGCAGCAGGAGGCCCTGCAGAGGCGGTGCGGCCCGGGCACCGCGGCCTACGGCCACGCGCTGGAGCAGCTCAGGTCGGGCAAGAGCGGCGGCGACACGGTGGGGGCGCAGGACTGCAGGTACCTGGTCTCCATCTCGTACCGTGGCCTCGGGAATCGGATCCTCGCCACCGCGTCGGCGTTCCTCTACGCGGTGCTCACAGGCCGCGTGCTCCTCGTCGACCCCAGCAACGAGATGGGCGAGCTCTTCTGCGAGCCCTTCCCCGGCACGACGTGGCTGCTGCCGCCGGGCTTCCCGCTGGCGAGCTACACCAATTTCAGCATCAGCACCGCCGAGAGCTACGGCAACATGCTGAGGAACAAAGTCATCAGGACCGACGCCGCCGGCGACGTGCCGGCGTTCTTGTACGTTCACCTCGACCACGACGCCACCGAGCAGGACAAGTTCTTCTTCTGCGACGAGGACCAGAGGGTGCTCCGGAACATCCCGTGGCTGGTGATGAGGACGGACAACTACATCGTGCCGGGGCTGTTCCTGGTCGCGGGGTTCCAGGAGGAGCTCGGCAGGCTGTTCCCGGAGCCGGATACCGTGTTCCACCACGCCGTCCGGTACCTGTTCCACCCGAGCAACCACGTCTGGGGCCTCGTCGCGCGCTACTACGACGCCTACCTCGCgacggcgcagcagcgggtggGCATCCAGGTGCGCGTCTTCGGCTCCCAGCCcaactcgccggagctcctcgaGCAGATCACCAGGTGCACGCAGAAGGAGGGGCTGCTCCCGGAAGTACTGCTCGCCGCGGCGGACCCCGTCGCGCCGGGACCGAGCCGGAAGACCAAGACCGTCCTCGTCACCTCGCTCAAGTCCTGGTACTACGAGAAGCTCAAGGGCATGTACTGGGagcgcgcggcggcgaccggcgaGGCGGTGAGCGTGCAGCAGCCGAGCCACGAGGAGTTCCAGCGGTCCGGCGCCAGGTCGCACGACGCCAAGGCGTGGGCCGAGATCTACCTCCTGAGCCTGACGGACGCGCTGGTGACCACGGCCTGGTCAACGTTCGGGTACGTGGCGCAGGGGCTCGGCGGCCTGAGGCCGTGGGTGATGTACCGGCCGGACAACGAGACGCATGTGCCGGACCCGCCGTGCGGCAGGGACGTGTCCATGGAACCCTGCTTCCACGCGCCGCCGTTCTACGACTGCAGGCTGAAGCGGGGGGCGGACACCGGGAAGATTGTGCCGCAGGTCCAGCACTGCATCGACATGAGCTGGGGTTTGAAGATTGTTCATCGCGGCTAA